One genomic region from Anabaena sp. PCC 7108 encodes:
- the murC gene encoding UDP-N-acetylmuramate--L-alanine ligase, with protein MSNSIDFSGRPFHFIGIGGIGMSALAHVLTKRQLPVSGSDLRPNQITRKLESLGAHIFSRQEASNLEFFLPQVSANGSSFNSQEQLSDDKTILPQVICSTAINNNNLEYKAALELGCPILHRSDVLAALIADYHSIAVAGTHGKTTTSSIIGYMLLQAGLDPTILVGGEVNAWEGNARLGASQYLVAEADESDGSLVKHAPEIGIITNIELDHPDHYDTLEEVIDTFQKFAQGCKTLIGSIDCETVRDSLKPTISYSLNPDTNADYTVTNIDYRADGTTALVWERGKALGVLNVRLLSRHNLSNALAAVAVGRLLHLEFGEIAKGIATFEGARRRFEFRGEAAGITFIDDYAHHPSEIRATLAAARLQARPGQRVVAIFQPHRYSRTLTFLEEFAASFTHADLVVITDIYSAGEPDLGQISGEQLADEIAKQHQQVIYKPTLSSVCEFLLSTLRPGDLALFLGAGNLNQAIPEVIATLRELATATS; from the coding sequence ATGAGTAATTCTATAGATTTTAGCGGTAGACCATTTCATTTCATTGGGATTGGCGGTATTGGAATGTCTGCCCTGGCTCATGTTTTGACAAAGCGTCAATTACCAGTATCCGGTTCTGATTTACGTCCTAACCAAATTACCCGCAAGTTAGAATCTCTTGGCGCTCACATTTTTAGTAGACAAGAAGCCAGCAATCTTGAATTCTTTCTACCTCAAGTATCGGCTAATGGATCATCATTCAATTCACAAGAACAATTGTCTGATGACAAAACAATACTTCCCCAAGTAATTTGTTCCACGGCTATTAACAACAATAATTTGGAATACAAAGCAGCTTTAGAATTAGGTTGCCCAATTTTACATCGTTCCGATGTCCTGGCTGCTTTGATTGCTGATTACCATAGTATTGCTGTGGCAGGAACTCATGGCAAAACTACAACAAGCAGCATTATTGGTTATATGCTCTTGCAAGCTGGTCTTGATCCAACTATTTTAGTGGGTGGTGAAGTCAACGCTTGGGAAGGAAATGCTCGACTGGGCGCAAGTCAGTATCTGGTAGCTGAGGCAGATGAATCAGACGGTTCTCTGGTGAAACACGCTCCAGAAATTGGTATCATTACTAATATTGAACTTGATCACCCCGACCACTACGACACATTAGAGGAAGTGATTGACACTTTCCAAAAATTTGCCCAAGGTTGCAAAACTTTAATCGGTAGCATTGATTGTGAGACAGTCCGCGATAGCTTGAAACCAACAATCAGCTATAGCCTAAATCCAGATACCAATGCTGACTACACTGTTACTAATATTGACTATCGGGCTGATGGTACAACAGCACTCGTTTGGGAACGAGGTAAAGCTTTAGGAGTATTAAATGTGCGCCTCTTGAGTCGCCATAACCTCAGCAATGCTCTAGCAGCAGTCGCTGTGGGACGTTTACTCCATTTGGAATTTGGGGAAATTGCCAAAGGTATCGCCACCTTTGAAGGTGCAAGACGGCGTTTTGAGTTCCGGGGGGAAGCAGCCGGTATTACCTTTATTGATGACTATGCCCATCACCCCAGTGAGATTCGTGCTACTCTAGCCGCAGCACGTCTTCAAGCTAGACCAGGACAGAGAGTAGTAGCCATCTTTCAACCCCATCGTTATAGTCGGACACTAACATTTTTAGAAGAATTTGCCGCATCCTTTACCCATGCTGATTTAGTAGTCATCACTGACATTTACAGTGCAGGTGAACCCGATTTAGGACAAATTAGCGGTGAACAATTGGCAGATGAAATTGCCAAACAGCACCAGCAGGTAATTTATAAACCAACTTTATCCTCTGTGTGCGAGTTTTTGTTATCAACACTGCGTCCTGGCGACTTGGCATTGTTTCTTGGTGCCGGTAATTTAAATCAGGCGATTCCCGAAGTTATTGCCACACTTCGTGAACTAGCTACAGCCACATCCTAA
- the murB gene encoding UDP-N-acetylmuramate dehydrogenase, whose product MTISQAVGNVCTISALTTKKQETIKAVDSKVIYLPGTDCAIKSQASLSAFTSYRVGGGAEWYVAPRNLETLQASIEYAKELALPVTILGAGSNLLVSDQGIPGLVIATRHFRSKHFDPQTGQLTVAAGESIPSLAWEAADLGWEGLEWAVGIPGTVGGAVVMNAGAHNSCIADMLISAEVLSPDGTLETLTPSELGYKYRSSLLQGGNRIVTQATFQLQPGADPAQVIATTKQNKQHRLSTQPYNFPSCGSVFRNPKPYTAGWLIEQAGLKGYQIGGAQVALLHANFIVNRGGAKASDIFCLISHIQHQVQERWSIWLEPEVKMIGEFQPVC is encoded by the coding sequence ATGACAATCTCTCAGGCAGTTGGAAACGTCTGTACTATTTCTGCTTTGACTACCAAGAAACAGGAAACAATTAAGGCGGTCGATAGTAAAGTAATTTATTTACCCGGCACTGATTGTGCAATCAAGTCCCAGGCTTCTTTATCCGCGTTTACTTCCTACAGAGTTGGGGGAGGGGCAGAATGGTATGTTGCCCCCCGCAACTTGGAAACACTACAAGCAAGTATTGAGTATGCAAAAGAACTAGCTTTACCAGTAACCATATTGGGAGCAGGTTCCAATTTGTTGGTAAGTGACCAAGGTATACCAGGCTTAGTTATTGCTACTCGTCATTTCCGCTCTAAACACTTCGACCCACAAACAGGTCAATTAACCGTCGCTGCTGGAGAATCTATTCCCAGCTTGGCATGGGAAGCAGCAGATTTAGGATGGGAAGGTTTAGAGTGGGCTGTTGGTATCCCCGGAACTGTTGGGGGTGCTGTGGTCATGAATGCAGGAGCGCATAATAGCTGTATTGCAGATATGTTAATTAGCGCCGAAGTACTCTCACCCGATGGCACATTAGAAACTCTCACCCCATCTGAATTAGGTTATAAATACCGAAGTTCTTTATTGCAAGGTGGCAACCGTATAGTCACTCAAGCTACCTTTCAACTCCAACCAGGTGCAGATCCAGCACAAGTGATAGCCACAACTAAGCAAAACAAACAACATCGGCTTAGTACCCAACCTTACAATTTTCCTAGTTGTGGTAGTGTGTTCCGCAATCCTAAACCTTACACTGCTGGGTGGCTGATTGAACAAGCTGGTTTAAAAGGCTATCAAATCGGTGGAGCGCAAGTAGCACTACTTCACGCCAATTTTATCGTGAATCGTGGTGGGGCTAAGGCTAGTGATATTTTCTGTCTCATTAGTCATATTCAACATCAGGTTCAAGAACGTTGGTCAATTTGGTTAGAGCCAGAAGTTAAAATGATCGGCGAGTTTCAACCAGTTTGTTGA
- the nadD gene encoding nicotinate (nicotinamide) nucleotide adenylyltransferase produces MQRLAIFGGTFDPIHWGHLLVAETALAQVHLEQVIWVPSRNPPHKQAALFEHRVVMLQLAIKNNPALTISLIDEERLGTSYAINTLIDLSACYPNTHWYWIIGLDAFQTLPRWYRGHELAQMCDWLIAPRLVGGETIAQSELICKQVEQTVRDQSHTINWQLLHTPLVKVSSSIIRELCYQNHSIIDLVPEAVRLYIATHNLYSDNPE; encoded by the coding sequence ATGCAACGACTAGCAATTTTTGGTGGCACATTTGATCCAATTCATTGGGGACACCTGCTTGTAGCTGAAACAGCCTTAGCTCAAGTACATCTAGAACAGGTAATTTGGGTGCCATCAAGAAATCCTCCTCACAAACAAGCGGCTTTGTTTGAGCATCGAGTAGTAATGCTGCAACTAGCCATAAAGAACAACCCAGCGTTGACGATCTCATTAATTGATGAAGAACGCTTGGGGACATCTTATGCTATTAACACCCTGATAGATTTATCTGCTTGTTATCCAAATACTCATTGGTATTGGATTATAGGTTTGGATGCTTTCCAAACTTTACCCCGTTGGTATCGTGGACATGAATTAGCACAAATGTGCGATTGGTTAATCGCACCCCGACTAGTAGGTGGTGAGACTATAGCTCAAAGTGAGTTAATCTGCAAGCAAGTTGAGCAAACAGTCAGAGATCAGTCCCACACCATTAATTGGCAATTACTACATACACCCTTAGTCAAGGTTTCGTCAAGTATAATCCGTGAACTTTGTTACCAAAACCATTCAATTATTGATTTGGTACCGGAAGCAGTGAGATTGTACATCGCCACTCATAACCTTTACTCAGATAATCCTGAATAA
- a CDS encoding type I glyceraldehyde-3-phosphate dehydrogenase — protein sequence MIRVAINGFGRIGRNFARCWVGRENSQIELVAINDTSDPRTNAHLLRYDSMLGKLKGADISADDNSITVNGKMIKCVSDRNPDNLPWKEWDIDLIIESTGVFTSKEGAMRHVNAGAKKVLITAPGKNEDGTFVMGVNHHDYDHNIHNIISNASCTTNCLAPIAKVLNDKFGIIKGSMTTTHSYTGDQRLLDASHRDLRRARAAAINIVPTSTGAAKAVALVIPDLKGKLNGVALRVPTPNVSMVDFVVQVEKRTITEEVNQALKDAAEGHLKGILGYTELQLVSSDYQGTDESSIVDASLTLVMGNDMIKVMAWYDNEWGYSQRVLDLAELVAAKWA from the coding sequence GTGATTAGAGTTGCAATCAACGGTTTTGGGCGCATTGGACGGAACTTCGCACGCTGCTGGGTGGGTAGAGAAAATAGCCAAATTGAACTTGTCGCTATTAATGACACCTCAGACCCTAGAACCAATGCTCACCTGCTAAGGTATGACTCGATGCTAGGGAAGTTAAAGGGCGCTGATATTAGTGCCGATGATAACTCCATCACCGTCAACGGTAAGATGATTAAATGTGTATCTGATCGCAACCCAGATAACTTGCCCTGGAAAGAGTGGGACATTGATCTGATTATTGAATCAACTGGTGTTTTTACCAGTAAAGAAGGAGCAATGAGGCACGTAAATGCTGGAGCCAAAAAGGTTCTGATTACAGCCCCTGGTAAAAACGAAGATGGCACTTTTGTGATGGGTGTGAATCATCATGATTATGACCACAACATCCACAACATCATTAGTAATGCCAGCTGTACCACCAACTGTTTGGCTCCTATCGCCAAGGTGTTAAATGATAAATTTGGCATCATTAAAGGCTCGATGACCACTACCCACAGCTACACTGGCGACCAGCGCTTGCTAGACGCTTCTCACCGTGATTTACGTCGGGCAAGAGCAGCAGCTATCAATATTGTACCTACCTCCACTGGTGCGGCAAAGGCAGTAGCGCTGGTAATTCCAGATCTCAAAGGCAAGCTGAATGGTGTTGCTTTGCGTGTACCTACTCCCAACGTGTCAATGGTAGACTTCGTGGTTCAGGTTGAGAAGCGTACTATTACTGAAGAAGTTAACCAAGCGTTGAAAGATGCGGCTGAAGGTCATCTCAAAGGAATTTTAGGCTACACTGAACTACAACTGGTTTCATCTGATTATCAAGGTACTGATGAATCTTCTATTGTTGATGCCAGCTTAACTTTGGTTATGGGCAATGACATGATCAAAGTCATGGCATGGTATGACAATGAGTGGGGCTATAGCCAACGAGTTCTAGATTTGGCTGAATTAGTAGCTGCGAAGTGGGCATAG